A window from Bdellovibrionales bacterium encodes these proteins:
- a CDS encoding (d)CMP kinase, translating to MGMVVTIDGPAASGKSTVSRQLAQRLGWQWVSTGAFYRGLGYAALHSNIDITDVKALMDLAHSDKWAVKMAQSRTQVFFEGQDVTDEISHEDVGNIASKISHYPEVRKALLDAQRNCSAGPQGLVAEGRDCGTVVFPQAQAKIYLTASSEHRAARRATELGLDQEKMQEEQKVRDHQDSTRKAAPLAVPENALVVDTTELNLDEVVAKVENFVRGKI from the coding sequence ATGGGAATGGTAGTAACAATCGACGGACCTGCAGCCTCTGGAAAATCCACCGTAAGCCGCCAACTTGCTCAGCGTCTTGGCTGGCAATGGGTTTCTACGGGTGCGTTTTACCGTGGCTTGGGCTATGCCGCCCTTCATTCGAATATCGATATCACCGATGTGAAAGCTTTGATGGACCTAGCTCATTCTGACAAATGGGCGGTGAAAATGGCTCAGAGCCGCACTCAAGTTTTCTTTGAAGGCCAAGATGTGACAGACGAAATTTCTCACGAAGACGTCGGCAACATCGCTAGTAAAATCTCTCATTATCCTGAAGTTAGAAAAGCCTTGCTCGATGCTCAACGCAATTGCAGCGCCGGCCCTCAGGGGCTCGTGGCTGAGGGCCGTGACTGTGGCACTGTGGTGTTCCCACAGGCTCAAGCGAAGATCTACCTGACGGCTTCGAGTGAACACCGCGCGGCTCGCCGTGCGACGGAACTCGGACTTGATCAAGAGAAGATGCAAGAAGAGCAAAAAGTCCGCGATCACCAGGATTCCACTCGTAAAGCGGCTCCGTTGGCCGTTCCTGAAAACGCGCTTGTTGTGGACACCACTGAGCTGAACCTCGATGAGGTTGTGGCGAAAGTTGAAAACTTCGTCCGCGGGAAGATTTAG
- a CDS encoding histidinol-phosphate transaminase, whose translation MKVSPEIVSLIPYKPGKPISETQREYGLTKVIKLASNENPLGPSPKAISAIKNLLQQLHRYPDPSAYELLQVLSKKWNFPTNQLGFGNGSDELIDLLTRIYCEPGDGVLTSVAAFSAYEISAQANRAKVHTVPLTSEYKFNLKAMADYFFAHPEAKIRLIFIANPNNPTGTYATRAEVAEFMSRLGNREDVLVVFDEAYNEFVRAKDYANADEFMRQYSNVVALRTFSKIFGLAGLRLGAMVAPKEVIEVFNRVRKPFNVNDLAQVAAVAALQDQEFIAASQQIVWKGLDYFYEKLQKMGLPFIESQGNFVMFDTLRDAAQVNESLLRKGIIMRPIKNYGFATHLRLSVGLEDENQAAMKALEEVLKTISPVK comes from the coding sequence GTGAAAGTTTCACCGGAAATTGTTAGCCTGATCCCTTACAAGCCAGGGAAGCCAATCTCAGAAACTCAGCGAGAATACGGACTTACAAAAGTCATCAAACTTGCGAGCAACGAAAACCCACTAGGCCCAAGTCCCAAAGCAATCTCTGCAATCAAGAATCTTTTACAGCAATTGCATCGCTATCCAGATCCGTCAGCGTACGAATTGCTCCAAGTGTTGTCTAAAAAATGGAACTTTCCGACGAACCAATTGGGCTTCGGCAACGGCTCTGATGAGTTGATTGATCTTCTGACTAGAATTTACTGTGAGCCTGGAGACGGCGTGCTGACTTCGGTTGCGGCGTTCTCAGCATACGAGATCAGCGCACAGGCGAACCGTGCTAAAGTCCACACTGTTCCATTAACGTCCGAGTACAAATTTAATTTAAAAGCGATGGCGGATTATTTCTTCGCTCATCCGGAAGCAAAAATCCGTCTTATCTTTATCGCAAATCCCAACAATCCAACGGGAACATATGCGACCCGTGCGGAAGTGGCTGAGTTCATGTCTCGCCTTGGAAATCGCGAAGACGTGTTGGTTGTTTTTGACGAAGCTTACAATGAGTTTGTCAGAGCAAAAGATTATGCAAACGCAGACGAATTTATGCGTCAGTACTCCAACGTTGTAGCCCTGAGGACATTCTCGAAAATCTTTGGTTTGGCAGGTCTTCGCTTAGGTGCGATGGTGGCCCCTAAGGAAGTCATCGAAGTTTTCAATCGCGTGCGCAAGCCTTTTAATGTCAATGATTTAGCACAAGTCGCGGCTGTTGCTGCTTTGCAGGATCAGGAATTTATTGCGGCATCGCAACAGATTGTGTGGAAAGGACTTGATTACTTCTACGAGAAGTTACAAAAAATGGGGCTGCCTTTTATAGAATCCCAAGGTAATTTTGTGATGTTCGATACTCTTCGCGACGCGGCTCAAGTCAATGAGTCTCTTCTACGAAAAGGGATCATCATGAGACCGATTAAGAACTACGGCTTTGCCACGCACTTGCGTCTGAGCGTTGGTCTTGAGGATGAAAACCAGGCAGCAATGAAGGCGTTGGAAGAAGTTTTAAAAACTATTTCACCAGTAAAATAG
- a CDS encoding hydantoinase B/oxoprolinase family protein: protein MLSSWIFEFADLFLKNERSAALLSRDGEILHAKSDLGFEASSFKNIAESSLKYIALKPGEILVTNDSYSGGSFLHRYTFLMPLSNAVGTQPGVLLCVRREFAAGLNLSDRLDNEGLRIPPTPVFQNGQLIAPIIEAMSMHPLCPQGFQAWLQSTVGDMAAYYKKWSHAEKHCKLPFTANEFKKYITFSKNYATEKILEKAQGEARSEVALDSGEILKLHLEVNNGLVKADFSGTTAGVKTFVPDLATFGACYEAVAQFYELNCLRNSGTFSVMQVIKPLGCFLNAKYPASTHQGMQTGVAAVRMAMTLALRQIVKSTQPFVSENMAVIEVSFADGKRWLSAWSAKRCCESVSLENIETQLPVQFTRVEKSAEKMHLQMEFKALAACQIRWLSDFTKQTPKMPKGLKAPEATQIEVLAPNGEWTALPSQGSTDLAPGTSLRLNLWGLYTQ, encoded by the coding sequence ATGCTCTCAAGTTGGATTTTTGAATTCGCAGATCTATTTTTGAAAAACGAAAGAAGCGCCGCTTTACTTTCACGTGATGGAGAGATCTTGCACGCAAAATCCGATCTGGGATTTGAAGCTTCCAGTTTCAAAAATATCGCCGAAAGTTCTTTAAAGTATATCGCATTGAAACCGGGCGAAATTCTTGTCACCAACGATTCTTATAGCGGTGGCAGTTTCTTACATCGTTATACGTTCTTGATGCCGCTTTCAAACGCCGTGGGCACTCAGCCGGGCGTTCTTTTGTGCGTGCGCCGCGAATTTGCGGCAGGTCTGAATCTCAGCGACAGGCTGGATAACGAAGGTCTTCGTATTCCACCGACTCCTGTTTTCCAGAATGGTCAGTTGATTGCACCAATTATCGAAGCGATGTCTATGCACCCGCTTTGTCCTCAAGGCTTCCAGGCATGGTTACAAAGCACTGTCGGCGATATGGCCGCTTACTATAAAAAATGGAGTCACGCTGAAAAGCACTGCAAACTGCCATTTACTGCTAATGAATTTAAAAAATACATCACCTTCTCGAAGAATTACGCGACAGAGAAAATTCTCGAAAAAGCACAAGGCGAAGCCCGTTCTGAAGTGGCTCTCGACAGCGGCGAAATTTTAAAACTTCACCTGGAAGTGAATAATGGCCTGGTTAAAGCCGATTTCAGCGGTACCACAGCAGGTGTGAAGACTTTCGTTCCGGACCTTGCGACGTTTGGCGCTTGTTATGAAGCCGTTGCTCAGTTCTACGAACTCAACTGCCTCAGAAACTCCGGTACATTCTCAGTCATGCAAGTGATTAAACCTTTAGGGTGCTTCTTGAATGCGAAGTACCCTGCTTCAACACATCAAGGCATGCAAACTGGTGTGGCTGCGGTTCGCATGGCAATGACTTTAGCTTTACGCCAAATCGTGAAAAGCACTCAGCCGTTCGTTTCAGAAAATATGGCCGTGATAGAAGTCTCGTTTGCCGATGGTAAACGCTGGCTCAGCGCTTGGTCCGCAAAGAGATGCTGCGAAAGTGTTTCGTTGGAAAATATCGAAACTCAATTGCCGGTACAGTTCACACGCGTTGAGAAGAGCGCTGAGAAGATGCACCTGCAAATGGAATTCAAAGCCCTCGCCGCTTGCCAGATCCGCTGGTTGAGTGATTTCACCAAACAAACTCCTAAAATGCCAAAGGGCCTTAAAGCCCCTGAAGCAACTCAGATCGAAGTGCTAGCACCGAACGGAGAATGGACTGCGCTGCCTTCTCAAGGCAGCACGGATCTCGCCCCGGGGACAAGCTTGCGCTTGAACCTGTGGGGTCTTTACACTCAGTAA
- a CDS encoding threonine ammonia-lyase, translating into MKVTLEDIRKARETLRNISQNTETDYSVSASKMLGCEVFLKFENTQRTGSFKIRGAYNKIINLTPEEKKRGVVASSAGNHAQGVALSAALAGVKATIVMPENAPLTKVNATRGYGAEVILHGEIYDDAYEHARHLEKEKGYVFVHPYEDPYIIAGQGTIGLELHDKLPDLDSVVVPIGGGGLISGISTALKALNPKIRIIGVQSEQAPGMSQLFHHQTPEDRKRISTIADGIAIKKPSKIVYESFIAKNVDEVVTVSDDELAEAIVFLLERAKTMTEGSGAAAMAAVMNRQLNLGKKTCVILSGGNVDLNVIAKIIEKGQIKRGRLAELSVVVDDLPGNLNRLTKAIAEQKANILEVHHDRISQGLFLRETRIDFVLETSSPEHIQKIKQALIAAGGKIL; encoded by the coding sequence ATGAAGGTCACGTTAGAGGATATCCGCAAGGCCCGCGAAACTTTAAGAAACATCTCACAAAATACAGAAACTGATTACTCAGTCAGTGCCAGCAAGATGCTGGGCTGTGAGGTGTTTTTGAAATTTGAAAACACTCAGCGTACTGGGAGTTTCAAAATCCGCGGAGCTTACAATAAAATCATCAACCTGACCCCCGAAGAAAAAAAGCGCGGAGTGGTTGCAAGCTCTGCCGGTAATCATGCTCAAGGTGTCGCTTTGAGCGCGGCACTTGCCGGAGTTAAAGCCACGATCGTTATGCCAGAGAACGCGCCTCTGACAAAAGTAAATGCGACTCGCGGTTACGGTGCTGAAGTGATTCTTCATGGCGAAATCTATGACGATGCTTACGAACATGCCCGCCATCTTGAGAAAGAAAAGGGTTATGTTTTCGTTCATCCTTACGAAGACCCCTACATCATTGCCGGTCAAGGAACCATTGGCTTGGAGCTTCACGATAAACTTCCGGATTTGGATTCCGTCGTCGTGCCTATCGGCGGTGGCGGCCTGATCAGCGGCATTTCAACGGCGCTAAAAGCTTTGAATCCTAAAATCCGTATCATCGGTGTTCAGTCGGAGCAAGCTCCGGGCATGTCTCAGCTTTTCCATCACCAGACACCCGAAGATCGAAAACGCATTTCAACAATCGCCGACGGTATTGCGATTAAGAAACCATCGAAGATCGTCTATGAAAGTTTCATCGCCAAGAATGTCGATGAAGTTGTCACCGTTTCTGATGATGAACTCGCGGAAGCCATCGTGTTCTTGCTGGAAAGAGCAAAGACAATGACCGAGGGTTCAGGAGCTGCGGCTATGGCAGCTGTTATGAATCGTCAGTTAAATCTCGGCAAAAAGACGTGTGTGATTTTGAGTGGTGGCAATGTTGATCTCAATGTGATTGCTAAGATCATCGAAAAAGGGCAAATCAAGCGCGGTCGTTTGGCGGAGCTGTCCGTGGTCGTCGATGATTTGCCGGGCAATCTGAATCGCCTGACAAAAGCCATTGCTGAACAAAAGGCAAACATCTTAGAAGTGCATCACGACCGTATTTCTCAGGGCTTGTTCTTGCGCGAAACACGCATCGACTTCGTGCTTGAGACCAGCAGCCCGGAGCACATTCAAAAAATCAAGCAGGCACTCATCGCAGCCGGCGGCAAAATTTTATAA
- the lysC gene encoding lysine-sensitive aspartokinase 3 — protein MSKIVVSKFGGTSMGDASCMLRSAEVSFKQNSTIVVVSATSGTTNDLIELGKTSQTKSWAEAEAILTKIRQKHMKIADELKISADSNTKLQTLFEEMESLARGVHLLKDCSVKALDTLMSLGERMSSVLFAEAMKQVLAKKGSALKAELFDVREVLRTDETFSKARPLTAEIANLCQQKLKHIREHKTVTVTQGYIGRTEDGMTTTLGRGGSDYSAAILAEGVNADILEIWTDVAGIATTDPRLCPKAKPIDEISFKEASELATFGAKVLHPATLLPAIRKNIPVFVGSSFDAEAKGTWVRKEVEAHPLIRAMALRKKQILVTLSTPEMLHAHGFLYQIFKIFNDHKVSIDAITTSEISVSVTLDDSTLLNKKLIADLSEIADVQVEENLALVSLIGNNINHTPGLGKQVFETISDINVRMICLGASKHNFCFIVNEEQGALAIQKLHHKFIEGQ, from the coding sequence GTGAGCAAAATCGTCGTCTCTAAATTCGGTGGCACTTCTATGGGTGATGCTTCATGCATGTTGAGAAGTGCAGAAGTGTCTTTCAAACAAAATTCCACAATCGTCGTCGTTTCTGCAACTTCCGGCACGACCAACGATTTGATCGAACTTGGTAAGACCTCTCAAACCAAATCGTGGGCCGAAGCGGAAGCGATTCTGACAAAGATCCGTCAAAAACACATGAAGATTGCTGACGAGCTCAAGATCTCTGCGGATTCCAATACAAAGTTGCAAACTCTTTTTGAAGAGATGGAATCACTCGCACGCGGTGTTCACTTGCTGAAAGACTGCTCGGTGAAAGCTCTCGATACTTTGATGAGCTTGGGAGAGCGTATGTCTTCAGTTCTTTTCGCTGAAGCCATGAAACAAGTCTTAGCGAAGAAGGGTTCAGCTTTGAAGGCGGAACTCTTTGATGTGCGCGAGGTGCTTCGTACCGATGAAACTTTCAGTAAAGCTCGCCCGTTGACGGCGGAAATTGCGAATCTTTGCCAGCAGAAATTAAAACACATTCGTGAGCATAAGACAGTGACGGTCACTCAAGGTTATATCGGTCGCACCGAAGACGGTATGACAACGACTCTGGGCCGCGGTGGCAGTGATTACTCCGCCGCAATTTTGGCTGAAGGCGTGAATGCTGACATTCTCGAAATTTGGACGGATGTGGCGGGGATTGCGACGACGGATCCACGTTTATGCCCGAAGGCCAAACCGATCGATGAGATTTCATTCAAAGAGGCCTCTGAGCTTGCAACCTTCGGTGCGAAGGTTCTGCATCCGGCGACATTGCTTCCGGCGATTCGTAAGAACATCCCGGTATTCGTGGGTTCAAGTTTTGATGCTGAAGCCAAGGGAACCTGGGTTCGTAAAGAAGTCGAAGCGCATCCGCTCATCCGCGCGATGGCATTGAGAAAGAAACAAATCCTTGTGACGCTTTCAACGCCTGAGATGTTGCATGCACACGGCTTCTTGTATCAGATCTTTAAGATCTTCAACGACCACAAAGTCAGTATCGATGCGATTACCACGTCAGAGATCTCTGTCAGTGTGACTTTGGATGATTCGACATTGTTGAATAAAAAATTGATCGCGGATTTGTCTGAGATTGCTGATGTGCAGGTCGAAGAGAATTTGGCGCTGGTGTCTTTGATAGGCAATAATATTAACCACACGCCGGGATTGGGTAAGCAGGTCTTCGAAACGATTTCAGATATCAATGTTCGGATGATCTGTTTGGGAGCCAGTAAGCATAACTTCTGTTTTATCGTGAACGAAGAGCAGGGGGCTTTGGCCATTCAAAAACTTCATCACAAGTTTATTGAAGGCCAATAG
- a CDS encoding sorbosone dehydrogenase family protein — MTKWFLLCLLFSATTVSAAKKLPLEKITLPPGFKIKVFAEVPGARSLTIAPSGTVFVGSRGLGGEHNVYRIKNGKVDIISSDFKSPNGVAFKDGKLYVADIDKITVFTDPENKTGKDLNPKVLPQRFPTDTHHGWKFIRFGPDGKLYVPVGANCNICDPGKEYARIYRIDVNGTAKEEIASGVRNTVGFDFHPVTKELWFTDNGRDWMGDDLPPDELNHLTKVGQDFGFPYCHGKDTPDPEFKNKKCGEQTPPEVELRAHVAALGMRFYTGKQFPAEYENQIFLAEHGSWNRAKPQGYRLTLVKSGKAEGFAEGWLQGDDAWGRPVDVEIYKDGSLLVSDDKAGVVYQISYSPPKK, encoded by the coding sequence ATGACGAAATGGTTTTTGCTTTGCCTTCTTTTCTCGGCAACGACAGTCTCTGCCGCCAAAAAACTTCCCCTAGAAAAAATCACTTTGCCTCCAGGTTTTAAGATCAAGGTCTTTGCCGAAGTTCCAGGGGCAAGGTCGCTGACGATCGCTCCGTCAGGAACTGTCTTTGTTGGCAGCCGTGGCTTGGGTGGCGAACACAATGTGTATCGAATTAAAAATGGCAAAGTGGATATCATTTCCAGTGATTTTAAATCTCCGAACGGAGTGGCGTTTAAAGACGGCAAGCTTTACGTCGCGGATATTGATAAGATCACGGTCTTTACGGATCCTGAAAATAAAACCGGCAAAGACTTGAATCCCAAAGTTTTGCCCCAACGCTTTCCCACGGATACACATCATGGCTGGAAGTTCATTCGCTTCGGGCCTGACGGCAAACTCTATGTGCCGGTGGGGGCGAATTGCAATATCTGTGATCCGGGGAAAGAGTACGCCCGCATTTATCGCATCGACGTGAACGGCACAGCCAAAGAAGAAATCGCCTCGGGGGTGCGTAATACCGTAGGTTTTGATTTTCACCCAGTGACCAAGGAGCTTTGGTTCACGGATAACGGCCGCGATTGGATGGGTGATGATCTGCCACCGGATGAGTTGAATCATCTAACGAAGGTGGGACAGGACTTTGGCTTTCCATACTGTCATGGCAAAGACACACCTGATCCTGAATTTAAAAATAAGAAGTGCGGTGAACAGACGCCTCCGGAGGTAGAGCTGCGGGCGCATGTCGCCGCCTTAGGAATGCGTTTTTATACTGGAAAGCAGTTCCCGGCAGAGTATGAAAACCAGATTTTTCTTGCTGAGCACGGCTCTTGGAATAGAGCAAAACCTCAAGGTTATAGACTGACGCTTGTGAAATCGGGGAAGGCCGAAGGTTTCGCTGAAGGGTGGTTGCAGGGTGATGACGCTTGGGGGCGTCCTGTTGACGTAGAAATATACAAAGATGGTTCTCTGCTGGTATCAGATGATAAGGCGGGAGTCGTTTATCAGATAAGTTATTCTCCGCCGAAAAAATAG